The sequence TTTCTTATATTGTATATGAATTATACCTAACTTCACTTCTGTTAGTCATCATAAATGTTCGATATTAATTTCCAGTCGTATTATGCGTAATTTGAGTAAATTTACATTTATAGTTGAAGTATCCACCTATGTCCTCCTGTTCACTTTTTGCAGTTTACGGGGTGACTATCATATAAATGTGGATTCTTTCTATTCTTTTGATAACTGAAAATAGTATAATTTAGATGTACCGTGGAGCGAAGAAAGAGTAGCGTAATATCGGGATATTAAATATATGAATTTGATGCAAAGGATACTGGTACAGCTTATGAATTCATTTAATTACGTTTTTAGCGAGGGTTCGATTTGTAAAGGCAATGGTCATAAACCTCCAAATTTGCATAAATGGGGCCCGGGTGTCCGCGATGTGTATGCCCTGCATTATATTGTAAGCGGAAAGGGCTATTTGGAGACACAACATACAACTTTTCTTTTGGAAACAGGCGAGAGCTTTATTATTTTTCCGCATATGGAAGTGTACTATTATCCAGATCCGCTGGATCCATGGGAGTATTTTTGGATTGAACTTTACGGGGGAGAGGCCTCACGCCTCTTATCGATGGTTAATTTCACACCTGATTCTCCAGTGGTGGCGCCTTCTCCGCAAGACCTGGGGCCATTATTTCATGTGAGCAAGACCGCCGAATTGGAGCCATTCGAAAGAGAACGTTCCGATGCTAAACTCCATCTATTATTGTCATACTATATGGAGTACTACCCTAGTGATAAAGCTTTTCTAACAAAGGACTACGCATTATCAGCGCGGGAATATATCGAAAGCAACTTCTGGAAGCCTTCGCTGTCTGTTCTGGATGTAGTAGACTACGTGAAAATTGAGCGAAGCTACTTGTTTCGGTTGTTTAAGGAAGAAAATGGAGTTTCCCTATCTGGCTACCTAACCGCATTCAGGATTCGGCGTGCCTGTGAATTATTAAGAACTTCTCACTTATCTGTGAAGTCGGTAGCCTACTCGGTTGGCTACCAGGACCCGTTGTATTTCTCAAAAGTATTCAAAAAAGCAACTTCGTATACTCCTTCGGAATATAAAAAGGTATATAGCACCGGAAATACTGTCTCTTAGTTCATGTAGGTGTCCCTGCGGCAGGCAGTCATGTGGTTCAGTACCTCTCCGCTGCTTTCTTTCACTACCTGCCAATAGGGTCAACAATTCACCTTAGCGAAACAGTACACAATTCCCGGATTCCCGGAAATATGTTATTAATTTCATAATGGGGTCACGTCCGCATTTCAGTTGTTCACCAAGACAGTCAATACACAGGAAATCTTGAGCGTTGCGCGTCACAAGCTTCAGGTATATCGCCACATCATCAGTCGTTAAAGGGACTTTGCATGTTCGGCATGTTCTATTCATGTTCATGCCATTCCTTACACCAATTTAGCCCGTACAATCAGACAATCATGAGCTGGAACTACTGGAGCGTATCTTTCTCTGAATACGCCTATTTCTTGATGCTCCCAGCAGTCATACAGCGACAGCGACTTTCCGGAAGCATAAGGAAGTCCGAAATCCCAGAATTGCAGCGACATTTCCCTTTGACCATCGCTCAGATTGAAGAAGCCTATGGCAAGGTCTCCGTCCGTTAACACTTTTACCAGCATAAACACATCATCCGCATGAAACCACTGCGGTTCCGGCTTGATGCGATAAGCACCGCGGCCTTCCACATCCTGATTAATGGCAATCAAATCCCGGTTCATCAGGATATCCCTGGTGGCCTGGTTGGCTTTACGGATGTCGCTGCCAATCATCAGCGGAGACCCCATCATGCTCCATAAAGAAAAATGGGTCTTGTACTCCACATCACTACATCCGCCGACTTGGCTTCCGATAAAGTCGCTGTTGCTGCCTCCGTACATGCCGACAACCAGCATATCCAGATCATTATGGCAATAGGCTCCGGTATAGCGGGCTTTATCAAGCTGTGATAAAGCTAAGCTCTTGATCGAATCCCAGCTATCCTGAATATCTCCTGTGGATCGGTACATATGCGCACCTGATTCACGGATCCAATGATACACATTGTCCTCGCCCCAATTGCATGCTGAGAACAGTATGTCTCTTCCGCAGTTTTTAAGCGCGAGGCTCATTCGTTTGTACAGCAGTTCCCCCGACATATGTCTGGGCTTAAAGCAGTAATCATACTTTAAAAAATCGACGCCCCACTCTGCCAGTGATTCCGCATCCTGAAATTCATGTTCAAAGCTCCCTGGATACCCTGCGCAGGTATGTGTTCCTACACAAGAGTACATCCCGAATTTTAGTCCCTTGGAATGAATATATTCTGAAAGCGCCTTCATTCCGTTCGGAAATTTAAGCGGATCAACAACTAGTTTCCCATCCCCGTCTCTTTCTTTCAGACTCCAGCAGTCATCAATAACAATGTACTCATATCCCGCATCCTTGTACCCCTCTGCAACAAGTGTATCTGCAGCTTCACGAATAAGTTGCTCATTAATGTCCCATGTAAAGGTATTCCATGAATTCCACCCCATAGGTGGTGTCAGACCGAACTCTTTTTTGTCCATAAAAAATATTCATCCTTTCGCTTAAATCAGAGATTAGGTGTGAGGTCAGTTGCAATATTCTTTATGTATTTAATCATAGGCTACGCTTAGGGTCTATAGCTTGGCGTTGCTTTCATATGGACATTTGTTGCTTTTCTCCAGAAGTACAGCAAATTCCAAAATCTCGCTCCGACCCATGCAGGATATGCCCTTGGGATACGTCAGACCTTCAAGCTGCTTATTTCTAAATGTTCATATAGCTACTTGGATTTAAGTTAATATTTTCTATTTTATTTAAAATATTGATAATTTAATATTTTTCTGTAATTATATCGTGGTTTTATCTAATAATAGATCAATAAGTCGTGAGGATAGGTCATTGTTTGAAAGAAACCAATAATTTATTATTGTTCCATAGATATGAAAGCGCTATCAATACAGAAGGGGGTTAGCGAGCCGGACAATATATTTAAGGGATAGCAGCCCAGCTGAAAGCTTCCATTAAGCAAATTTACAAAGAGAATACGAAGAGGAGTGAACCGATGCGTAGTCCCAGCATGAGAAGCAATTCGATACGAAAATTCCTTTATATTTCGCCCTTCATGGTTTTGCTTGCTGTCTTTGCCTACTACCCGCTCTATGGATGGGTTTATGCCTTCTTTGACTATATGCCACCGATTCCGCTGTCACAATCGCCTTTTGTCGGTTTCAAATGGTTTCATTCCTTGGTAGAAAACCAGGTGAAGGTCGATCAACTACTTCAGGTCATCAAGAACACGTTCGGCATTAGTGGGTTGAGTATACTTTTTTCTTGGCTCCCGATGATCTTTGCAATCTTCCTAACAGAGATTAAAGCTGTGCGTTTCCGAAAATTGATCCAGACCGTAACCACTCTTCCAAACTTTATCAGTTGGGTACTGGTCTATTCACTGGCATTTTCCATGTTCTCCAGTGAAGGTGTCGTCAATGGTTTTTTGAGACAGATCGGGCTGATCGACTCTCCTATACTCTTTCTTCAGAACTCAGAGCATGTCTGGATTACGATGTGGATATGGATTACCTGGAAATCACTAGGTTGGTCAGCCATATTGTATATAGCGGCAATTATGGGGATTGATGAATCTCTGTATGAAGCGGCTTATGTAGACGGTGCTACAAGAATGCAGGTCATCCGGCATGTGGTTTTGCCAAGTATGATTCCGACCTATTTTGTGTTATTGATGCTCCAAATTGCCAGCTTCCTGAACAATGGATTGGAGCAATATTTCGTTTTCCAGAATGCCTTCAACAAAGATACCATCCAGGTATTGGATTTATATGTATACAACCTGGCCATGGGAGGCGGCAGCTATTCCGTTTCCGTCGCGATCAGTATGCTGAAAAGCATAATTAGTGTTGCGCTTCTCTTTTCTGTAAACGGACTGTCCAAATTGTTAAGAGGAGAGGGCATCGTATGAGTGACCACCAGACAGAACTGGCGCCGATTGCCAAAGAAAATAACAGCCCCTTCTCCAAAAAAATAAAAATGCAGGTCAGTACAACTGACAAAATGATTTCTGCTGTGGTCTATGTCCTCTTTTCTCTCTTTGCATTTATATGTGTATATCCCTTCTACTCCATCATTATCAATACTATAAGCGCCAACGATCTCAGCGCCAAAGGTGAAATTGCGTTTTGGCCAAGGGGGATCCATTTCCAGAACTATGTTGACGTATTTAAAATACCGGGGCTATGGAATGCATTTGTCATTTCTTTGGGGAGAACCGTAATAGGCACACTTTTGACGGTCGGGGCCTCTGCCTTTTTGGGCTTCATGTTTTCCCAGGAGGATATGTGGGGGAAAAAATTCTGGTACCGGTTTACCATTATTACGATGTTTTTTAATGCCGGTATTATCCCCTGGTATTTGACCATGAGATCCCTGCACCTCACCAACAATTTTCTGGCATACGTCCTGCCGTCCATCGTAGCTCCATTTTTCATCATTCTAGTGAAGACATTTGTGGAATCCACGCCGAAGGAATTGCAGCAGGCAGCCAGCATTGACGGTGCCGGAATTATAACGATCTTTTACAAAATTATCTTGCCCATCAGCAAACCGATACTCGCGACAGTCGCCATATTCTCGGCAGTCAACCAGTGGAATTCCTTTCAGGATACGCTGCTGCTGGTGACGGACAGCAAATTGTACAGTCTGCAGTTCATTCTGTATAACTACATCAATCAGGCCAGCTCCCTATCCACCATGGTCAATCTGCAGAACGCCGGATCAACGGCCATGGCCAGCCTGTCCACCAAGCAGACCACCACGTCCATTCGCATGACCGTTACCATCATCGTTGTCGCACCTATTCTGCTGGTTTATCCGATTTTCCAAAGATTTTTTGTAAAAGGAATTATCATTGGTGCAGTCAAAGGTTAAATTGCACTATTATGATAAATTAATCAACTGGGGGGCTGTACATGAATAAAAACAATAAGCTGGCAAGAAAATATTCAATGTTGCTTGGTACCTCTCTGCTTCTGTTAACAACGGTATTAAGCGGATGTAGCGGCAACTCCAACAATGCGGCTACAGCAACAGGATCGCCCGATCCGGGAACAGCAACCGAGTCATCCAGTCCAGCTACAGGGATCGATCACAGCAAACCGCTGACTATTACCGTGTTTGACAATGCAGCAAATTACCAGGGAGAGCAAACCGGATGGTACGGAAAACTGATTAAGGATAAGTTCAATATCACATTAAATATTCTGTCTCCGCAAGTTGCAGGGGATCAGCTATACAAGACAAGGTCGGCATCTGGAGATCTGGGAGACCTCCTGATTATTGATAACAGTCAGCTGGAGGAATTGCTTCCGGCGGGTATGATTATGGATCTCACGGATAAGATCAAGAATACAGAGTACCTGTCCAAATATGTGGACAATCACTTCAAGCCTTTCAATGCTGCATTCGAGAGCATCAATCCGGATGGCAAGATTTATGCACTGCCGACCTTTACATCGGACACTTCCCCGACAACATTCTCGGAAGAACTCCCTTACTCCAGTCCGCTTATGCCTTGGGATTATTACAAGGGAATAGGGGCTCCCAAGCTGAACAATCTGGCTGACCTTCTGAATGCACTGAAGCAGATGCAGGAGAAGTATCCCAAGACACCTGATGGTAAACCGATCGTTCCGATAACCCTATGGAAGGACTGGGACAACGGAAGTATGGAAAATGTACGCTGGCTCAGTAACTGGTACGGTTATGAACAGCCAGAGGGAACTACGACCATTCAGTTAAATGCAAAAGGCGATATTGTTCCTCTCGTTGACGACAACAGTATGTACAAAAAAATCCTCCAATTCTATTATGACGCCAATCAGATGGGTCTGGTTGACCCTGACTCCCCATCCCAGGATTGGAATAAAGTCAATGAAAAGCTGACCAGTAAACAGGTGCTGCTCTTATGGTATTCATGGGAAAGAGGTTTCTACAATACCATTGAAAGAGGCAATAAAGGTGACGGCAATGTTGCCATTCCGATCGCCGATACCCATATTATTCAGAATAGTGATGCCTACTTCGGAAGCGGAAGAGTATTTGCAATTGGTGCAAAAGCAAAAAATCCGGAAAGAATCATTGAATTCATGGATTGGCTGGCCTCTCCTGAAGGTCTGCGCTACTATACTAATGGATTCGAAGGCTTCAATTATGAAAAGACAGCAGACGGCAAATTCAAGCTGACTGAAGTAGGCCAAACGGCCTTCCAGGATAATACTCCCGTTCCAGAAGAGTACGGCGGCGGCGGATATCAAGATGGCCAGAGCAAGCTCAATACTATGATCATGAGCGATTTTGTAGTAGATCCGGATACGAAGGAATTCTACAACAACACCTATTGGAGCTCAACCATAGAGGCGAATAAGACAGTTCTGACTACAGAGTGGCAGAAAGCTTATAATGCAACCACTCCGACAGAATACTACCAGAAGAACAATATGATCGATATCGTACCCAATATTAATACAAGTCTTGGGTCGGATTCCTCGGACATTAAGAATAAACGCAGCCAGATCTCAGATTATGTGAAGAACACATCCTGGAAAATGATATTCGCCAAGGACCAATCAGAATTCGATAAACTCTGGACCAAGCTGCAGTCCGATGTAGTGGGTCTTGGCTGGAATGATGTCCTTGCCGTGGATACGGAAAGAGCACAAAAAATCGTTAAGATGCGTGCCGATGCAATCGCCAATAAATAAACACTAATCCACCAGATGTATGCGTGTATCCGGTTCTAATCAATGAAGCAGGGGCTGAACCAAAAGCCATGAAATGGCTGCTGTGGTCAGCCCTTGTTTTTTTGCATAGGATATAGGCGAGCACTTTGGGAGGACGCCCCGCAAACGGAACGTTGTTCTCATCGCTATGCTCTCCTTCACAGCTCACCCGCAAGTGAGGGGGACTGAGATTCCGCTATTTGGGCAGACCGGGAGAAATTGCGGGTCAACCGGACTGAGATTCCGCTATGTGTCCGGAAGCCCCTCATTTTGAGCTCAAAGCAACACGTTAACGGAAGCTCAGTCCGCTTCAGGCTCTACACTAGGTTTTTTCGGGAAATAGGGGCTTATCAGTCCGCCGTCTCTACCGAAGATCCCTATATGGCTCACGTCCGGTACAATCAAAGGGATTTCATAATCTCATAAAGCCAAAAACGCAAAGCAGCGATCCTCCAATAAAGGGAGAGTCGCTGCTTTGACCCTATTTTGTCAGCTGAAAACCAGCTTCGAGAACTGATACAAGCCGTTCTTCCAGACCGGCCAATCATGATCGCCGTGTTCCTCCACCCAGAGATGCGGCACGGAATGCTGTGATAAATAGGCATGCGTCCGGTCGCTGACATTCTTGAGACTGTCCAGATCTCCGCACGATAACCAGAGCAAACTGAGCAGCTCTGCGGCCTTCTGCGGTTCCGGGAGCAACTGCTCAGGTGGCCTCATATTGGGAGCAGGAGAGAAGGCCCCGATCCAGGCGAAACGGTCCAGATTATTCAGACCGATATTCAAGGATTGCCCTCCGCCCATAGATAATCCAGCAATGGCACGGTGCATTCGGTCTGTCAGGACAGGATAATTCGCTTCGATATAGGGAATAAGATCATCGAGCAAATCCGATTCGAAGGTTTCGAACGCCTGTACCTTGTCGGGTGCAAAAATCTCGCCTTCCGCCCGGTCATTCGGCATCGCCCGGCCGTTCGGCAGCACAACGATCATAGGCTTCAGCAATTGATTAGCATACAGATTGTCCAGAATAACCTGGGGCTTGCCGTGATTGTACCATTCGCTCTCATCTCCGCCAATCCCGTGCAGCAGATACAAGACACTGTATTCCCCGGCGGCCGGATATCCGGGTGGCGTATATACCATTGCCTTCCGGGGGTTGCCTACTGTTCTCGAAGGATATTCTATAGTACAAATCTCTCCCCGGGCGATGCCTTCCCTCTCTGTATCATATCCGGCAGTTTGTATCGTATAATCCGACTTATTCTCGTTCATTACCGCTCATTCCTCTCGTAGATATGAATGGATTGACGCTTGAAATATTGCCCGACCAGAAATTGCATTACCTCACCCGGAGGCTTCTCTACAAACTCAGCCTTGTCCGCAAAAACCATGCCGTAAGGCGCTTCCGGCGTACACGGTTTCCATAGTGGCAACTCCTCACCGGTAGAATCCTTGCCGTTCGGATCGCCCGTACCAATGAAATAGGCAAGATAATTGCACATCTGGCGGGCGAGATCATAATGCCTGCCCACAAATGGCCGCCAGCATTTGGCCAGCGTTTCGAAGTGGAACCACAGATCCACCGAATGGAAGGTTCCCGGATCATCCCAGCCCGGAATGTCGGCCTCAAAGGTATAATAATACATCGGGACGCCGCTTCCGGAATCGCTATTGGCCTTCATGGCAACACGTGCCGCATATTCAATATTGCTCACCGAGGCCGTCCGGATCATCTCCTCCAGATTTCCTGTATCAACCGCGCATAGTTCAAGGTACTCTTCTGCTTCTCCGCCGAACATTTCAAAGGCCATAGCCCGGAATTCCTCCACGCTGCCGGCACCTGGAACACCGAAAAATTCGGATGAGGTAGCTCCCAGCATGACCGGCACTTTGTGGTGGCGCCCCTTCAGAAAAAGGGCATAAGGATCGCCGGGACAATATAACTGGTCCATAACCGTGCCCCAGAAGCTGCCGTACTCCAGCATTTTATCGCGGATATAGACCGCATCCAGCTTACGAGCCTCTTCCAGAGTCGACACTTCCATAAATTCAAAGAAGGCTGTCCCCTGCTCTTCCGCCTCCTTCAAGGTCCGGTGCTGCGGAGGTACCGGGTTATCCGGGTACAGCGGAGTAAAGATCCCGCTCATAATCACGGCCCGCTGAAACAGCCCTTCATTCTGCGGCGAGGTAAGCTGGCTCAGCACACTTCCGCCGCCAGCCGATTGTCCCCCAATTGTAATCTGGTCAGGGTCTCCTCCAAAAGCAGCGATATTGCGTTTGACCCACTGTGTACCCGCCTGTTGATCCAGATGTCCGAAATTCGCAGGAGCACCGGGAGATTCCACAGTAATCTCGGGATGACTCAGGAAGCCAAACACGTTCAGGCGGTAATTCACGGTCACTACGACAATCCCCCGGCGGGCAATGCGTTCGCCGTCAAACTCCATTTCAGCGGTATGGCCGACCTGAAGTCCTCCACCAAAATACCATACGAAGACAGGAAGCTTCTCATCAGCGCAGACGGCCGGTGTCCAGACATTCAGGTAAAGACAGTCCTCATCCATCGGAAGATCCGGATCCACTGACCATTCACGTGTATAAATATTATTTACATCGATAACGGTTGGGGCCTGCATGGAAATTGGGGCAAAATCATACGCTTTCAATTCCCCTTTCCAGTTCTGCGCAGGCTGGGGTGCACGCCAGCGGTTCTCCCCCACAGGCGGAGCCGCAAACGGAATTCCCTTGAAGCTGGTAATTCGCGGATCAGCCGCCGGAAGTCCCTTAACGAAACCATTTTCAACACTTGCTACTCTCAACATACAGTTACTCCTCTCTGAATATCAGCGCTTAAGAACACAGGAATCTGCTTGCCCGGTTTAAGCAAACAGCGGTTTATCTCACGGTTACTTCTATAGATACCTTTCTTAGCTCCCGGCCCAGATCTTTATCTTCTGTAAGATCCAGAACCGGAACACCGTCAATATCAAAGTGCACGCGGCGCAGACCGGAACTTCTGGGTCCATCTATTCCAGGTCTTGCATGGTAAGCGTTCCAAATGACCCCATCCTCATCTGTGACATAGGAATTGTGGCCGGGTCCATATTCGCCAGGCACACTTCTGGAGGTCAGCAGCGGATAATTGCCTTTGGTCCAGCTGCGGGTGTCCAGCAAATCCGCATCCTTACCGGCAGTCAAGAGGCCTACAACATAAGTGGCATCCACTGCTGCGCTGGCAAAGGTTACAAATAACCGGTCATCGGTATAAAGGGCGAACGGCCCTTCATCTACAAACGTATGATTATTGGCCCAGCCATAATCGGGTTTGGTCAGAAGCACTGGATCACTGGTCAGCTTCCAAGGCTCCTTCGGGTCCATTGTGGCGATATAGATCCAGGCTCCGAGATCAGCAGGCACGAACTGGCGCTCCGACCACGCGGCATAATGTTTCCCGCCCCAGTGAATCACAGTCATATCCAAGGAAATAGTCTTGCCCGCTTCACACAGATATGTACCGTCCTTCTTCACTACACGCACAGGCATTGACCAGTCAGCAGCACACATCGGATTCCCGCCTGTCCGCAGCTTCATGGTATGGGATTCTTCGCAGAGAAATTCACCCGGTGTTGCCGCATGAAAGATATAAAGCTCCTCTTCAATGATATGAAGTTCCGGGGCCCACAGCAGTCCGCCGATCTGCTCATAGGTATTCGAATCCAGAATCAATACCTCCCCGGCATCGACCAGCCCTGGGATGGTATCTGCTTCCCGCATATACAGCGTGTGATTGTGGTCCGCATCATTGGTGGAAATGAAATAATACTTTCCTTTCCATTTCGCAATACAGGGATCCGCCCGGTCATACGCTATCGGGAACGGGTAATGATCCTGATGGACCTCACCGGATATTTTATAGGTCCCCGCCTTATCCCAATCAATTTCATCTGTATTCCACACCACCTTTTTCAGCGCTTTGGTGCCGTCACTATACAGAGCTGTAGCCCGGATCTCTTCCAAATCCTCTTCGGATGCAGCGCTCACGCGTTCGGGGACTTTTATTGCAATATTGTTCGGAACCGTAAGCTTACAATAGAGCTTGCGGGCTATTTCCCGGGATACGGAGATATAGTT comes from Paenibacillus sp. 19GGS1-52 and encodes:
- a CDS encoding carboxylesterase family protein, which encodes MLRVASVENGFVKGLPAADPRITSFKGIPFAAPPVGENRWRAPQPAQNWKGELKAYDFAPISMQAPTVIDVNNIYTREWSVDPDLPMDEDCLYLNVWTPAVCADEKLPVFVWYFGGGLQVGHTAEMEFDGERIARRGIVVVTVNYRLNVFGFLSHPEITVESPGAPANFGHLDQQAGTQWVKRNIAAFGGDPDQITIGGQSAGGGSVLSQLTSPQNEGLFQRAVIMSGIFTPLYPDNPVPPQHRTLKEAEEQGTAFFEFMEVSTLEEARKLDAVYIRDKMLEYGSFWGTVMDQLYCPGDPYALFLKGRHHKVPVMLGATSSEFFGVPGAGSVEEFRAMAFEMFGGEAEEYLELCAVDTGNLEEMIRTASVSNIEYAARVAMKANSDSGSGVPMYYYTFEADIPGWDDPGTFHSVDLWFHFETLAKCWRPFVGRHYDLARQMCNYLAYFIGTGDPNGKDSTGEELPLWKPCTPEAPYGMVFADKAEFVEKPPGEVMQFLVGQYFKRQSIHIYERNER
- a CDS encoding AraC family transcriptional regulator, with the translated sequence MNLMQRILVQLMNSFNYVFSEGSICKGNGHKPPNLHKWGPGVRDVYALHYIVSGKGYLETQHTTFLLETGESFIIFPHMEVYYYPDPLDPWEYFWIELYGGEASRLLSMVNFTPDSPVVAPSPQDLGPLFHVSKTAELEPFERERSDAKLHLLLSYYMEYYPSDKAFLTKDYALSAREYIESNFWKPSLSVLDVVDYVKIERSYLFRLFKEENGVSLSGYLTAFRIRRACELLRTSHLSVKSVAYSVGYQDPLYFSKVFKKATSYTPSEYKKVYSTGNTVS
- a CDS encoding alpha/beta hydrolase-fold protein, which translates into the protein MNENKSDYTIQTAGYDTEREGIARGEICTIEYPSRTVGNPRKAMVYTPPGYPAAGEYSVLYLLHGIGGDESEWYNHGKPQVILDNLYANQLLKPMIVVLPNGRAMPNDRAEGEIFAPDKVQAFETFESDLLDDLIPYIEANYPVLTDRMHRAIAGLSMGGGQSLNIGLNNLDRFAWIGAFSPAPNMRPPEQLLPEPQKAAELLSLLWLSCGDLDSLKNVSDRTHAYLSQHSVPHLWVEEHGDHDWPVWKNGLYQFSKLVFS
- a CDS encoding family 43 glycosylhydrolase — encoded protein: MTPHQNEDRNYILCYTRLPQEDMEYAPRLAHSMHLAYCSDGLLFQELNHNSGVLFAKATENEDGTLRAKSLKNPYLFHTAEGNFGVIAVRTEAEGEADAESKGKVLLFFSSDLLQYREVGLLELGAETFVSDVICEYDTDRNSYVIRWIDELGNGYQNVIPDIMSLKELSAPEPAQPFTLDTVFADIEGILPRNYISVSREIARKLYCKLTVPNNIAIKVPERVSAASEEDLEEIRATALYSDGTKALKKVVWNTDEIDWDKAGTYKISGEVHQDHYPFPIAYDRADPCIAKWKGKYYFISTNDADHNHTLYMREADTIPGLVDAGEVLILDSNTYEQIGGLLWAPELHIIEEELYIFHAATPGEFLCEESHTMKLRTGGNPMCAADWSMPVRVVKKDGTYLCEAGKTISLDMTVIHWGGKHYAAWSERQFVPADLGAWIYIATMDPKEPWKLTSDPVLLTKPDYGWANNHTFVDEGPFALYTDDRLFVTFASAAVDATYVVGLLTAGKDADLLDTRSWTKGNYPLLTSRSVPGEYGPGHNSYVTDEDGVIWNAYHARPGIDGPRSSGLRRVHFDIDGVPVLDLTEDKDLGRELRKVSIEVTVR
- a CDS encoding glycoside hydrolase family 27 protein; the protein is MDKKEFGLTPPMGWNSWNTFTWDINEQLIREAADTLVAEGYKDAGYEYIVIDDCWSLKERDGDGKLVVDPLKFPNGMKALSEYIHSKGLKFGMYSCVGTHTCAGYPGSFEHEFQDAESLAEWGVDFLKYDYCFKPRHMSGELLYKRMSLALKNCGRDILFSACNWGEDNVYHWIRESGAHMYRSTGDIQDSWDSIKSLALSQLDKARYTGAYCHNDLDMLVVGMYGGSNSDFIGSQVGGCSDVEYKTHFSLWSMMGSPLMIGSDIRKANQATRDILMNRDLIAINQDVEGRGAYRIKPEPQWFHADDVFMLVKVLTDGDLAIGFFNLSDGQREMSLQFWDFGLPYASGKSLSLYDCWEHQEIGVFRERYAPVVPAHDCLIVRAKLV
- a CDS encoding ABC transporter permease subunit, with protein sequence MRSPSMRSNSIRKFLYISPFMVLLAVFAYYPLYGWVYAFFDYMPPIPLSQSPFVGFKWFHSLVENQVKVDQLLQVIKNTFGISGLSILFSWLPMIFAIFLTEIKAVRFRKLIQTVTTLPNFISWVLVYSLAFSMFSSEGVVNGFLRQIGLIDSPILFLQNSEHVWITMWIWITWKSLGWSAILYIAAIMGIDESLYEAAYVDGATRMQVIRHVVLPSMIPTYFVLLMLQIASFLNNGLEQYFVFQNAFNKDTIQVLDLYVYNLAMGGGSYSVSVAISMLKSIISVALLFSVNGLSKLLRGEGIV
- a CDS encoding carbohydrate ABC transporter permease, with translation MSDHQTELAPIAKENNSPFSKKIKMQVSTTDKMISAVVYVLFSLFAFICVYPFYSIIINTISANDLSAKGEIAFWPRGIHFQNYVDVFKIPGLWNAFVISLGRTVIGTLLTVGASAFLGFMFSQEDMWGKKFWYRFTIITMFFNAGIIPWYLTMRSLHLTNNFLAYVLPSIVAPFFIILVKTFVESTPKELQQAASIDGAGIITIFYKIILPISKPILATVAIFSAVNQWNSFQDTLLLVTDSKLYSLQFILYNYINQASSLSTMVNLQNAGSTAMASLSTKQTTTSIRMTVTIIVVAPILLVYPIFQRFFVKGIIIGAVKG